The following coding sequences are from one Methanosarcina sp. WWM596 window:
- a CDS encoding nucleotidyltransferase family protein, translating into MSNLSPIYQKSIKDLKFLVFETLKEENVIVVLFGSRARGDFSRVSDIDIGIIPGKHFDRRKLVFLKERIEDLNIPYTVDVVDLSRVSEVFKNKALREGVVWTR; encoded by the coding sequence ATGAGCAATCTTTCCCCTATCTATCAAAAAAGCATTAAGGATCTGAAATTCCTTGTTTTTGAAACTTTAAAAGAAGAAAATGTTATTGTCGTACTTTTCGGTTCCAGGGCAAGGGGGGATTTTAGTCGGGTCTCTGATATAGACATTGGGATCATTCCCGGGAAACATTTTGACCGGAGAAAATTGGTTTTCTTAAAAGAAAGAATTGAGGACCTTAATATTCCATATACAGTTGATGTTGTAGATCTTTCCCGGGTTTCGGAAGTTTTTAAAAACAAAGCGCTAAGAGAAGGGGTCGTATGGACACGTTAA